Proteins found in one Vagococcus carniphilus genomic segment:
- a CDS encoding NAD(P)/FAD-dependent oxidoreductase: MEDVIIVGGGPAGLYSAFYCGLRGMSVKLIEAQTYLGGKLNVYKEKNIWDIGGVVPQPAEDIVASLITQANSFEPTYCLGTKVIGIFREGENFCVHTDDGEKHHAKSVILGTGTGIITPKKLEFDYLADFETSNLHYGVSSIEAFRNRRIMITGGNDSAIQWAKILADVAEKVYLVYRKDLFRGYEAEVASVLNHDKIDCLMEKKITNFTTLDNQTIHSAEITHVMEETIEEIEIDDVIVCHGFEKNNPLTKGESAFELVDGLFYKTTENGETTVDGVFAAGDAASYDGKVRLIAGAFHDAVNATNHAKKRIDPEATDTGQVSSHHDVLQKREVPTA, from the coding sequence ATGGAAGATGTAATTATTGTTGGCGGTGGGCCAGCTGGTTTATATAGTGCTTTTTATTGTGGATTAAGAGGTATGTCAGTTAAATTAATTGAAGCTCAAACGTATTTGGGTGGAAAGTTAAATGTATATAAGGAAAAAAATATTTGGGATATTGGTGGGGTTGTTCCTCAGCCGGCTGAAGACATTGTAGCCTCATTAATCACTCAAGCAAATTCTTTTGAACCAACGTATTGTTTAGGAACAAAAGTAATTGGTATTTTTAGAGAAGGGGAAAACTTTTGTGTTCATACTGATGATGGTGAAAAACACCATGCTAAATCAGTTATCTTAGGAACTGGAACTGGTATTATCACGCCTAAAAAATTAGAATTTGATTACTTAGCAGATTTTGAAACAAGCAACTTACACTACGGTGTGTCATCAATTGAAGCGTTTCGTAATCGAAGAATTATGATTACGGGAGGAAATGATAGCGCTATTCAGTGGGCGAAAATACTAGCTGACGTGGCTGAAAAAGTTTATTTAGTTTACCGTAAAGATTTGTTTAGAGGTTATGAAGCAGAAGTAGCAAGTGTTCTTAATCATGATAAAATTGATTGCTTAATGGAGAAAAAAATTACTAATTTTACGACTTTAGACAATCAAACAATTCATTCAGCTGAGATTACTCATGTAATGGAAGAAACAATAGAAGAGATTGAAATAGACGATGTAATTGTTTGTCATGGTTTTGAAAAGAATAATCCTCTGACAAAAGGAGAATCTGCGTTTGAATTAGTCGATGGTTTATTCTATAAAACAACTGAAAATGGTGAAACAACTGTTGACGGAGTATTCGCAGCTGGAGATGCTGCTTCTTATGACGGAAAAGTTAGACTAATTGCCGGAGCGTTCCATGATGCTGTTAATGCAACAAATCATGCTAAAAAGCGTATTGATCCAGAAGCGACAGATACTGGACAAGTATCTTCTCATCATGATGTTCTTCAAAAACGCGAAGTACCGACGGCTTAA
- a CDS encoding ABC transporter permease: MTANKKLYTIPYVLWLLLFVIAPVLLIFYQSFFDASGAFTLANYQQYLTTGTYLKMTFNSVFYAFLITIFTLLVSYPTAYLLNQTKHKQLWLMLIILPTWINLLLKAYAFIGIFSIHGSVNTFLEMIGIGSKQILFTDVSFIFVATYIEIPFMIMPIFNALEEINPSLISASRDLGANGFETFRRVIFPLSLNGVKSGVQAVFIPSLSLFMLTRLIGGNRVITLGTAIEQHFLVTQNWGMGSTIGVILIITMFIIMLLTAEKKKGGKKKK; encoded by the coding sequence ATGACAGCAAATAAAAAATTATATACGATTCCTTATGTTTTATGGCTCCTACTCTTTGTAATAGCACCTGTTCTCTTAATCTTTTATCAATCTTTTTTTGATGCGAGTGGTGCCTTTACTTTAGCTAACTACCAGCAATATTTAACAACTGGGACTTATTTAAAAATGACATTTAACTCAGTATTCTATGCCTTTTTAATTACTATTTTTACGCTTTTAGTTAGTTACCCAACTGCCTATTTACTCAATCAAACAAAACATAAACAGCTATGGCTGATGCTTATTATTTTACCAACCTGGATTAACCTTCTATTAAAAGCTTACGCGTTTATCGGTATTTTTAGTATTCATGGAAGTGTTAACACCTTTTTAGAAATGATTGGTATTGGTTCGAAGCAAATTCTTTTTACAGATGTTAGTTTTATTTTTGTGGCAACTTATATTGAGATTCCTTTTATGATTATGCCGATTTTTAATGCCCTCGAAGAGATCAACCCCTCTTTAATTTCAGCTAGTCGAGATTTAGGGGCAAATGGCTTTGAAACTTTCAGACGAGTGATTTTCCCACTCTCTCTAAACGGCGTTAAAAGTGGGGTTCAAGCTGTATTCATTCCTTCACTAAGCCTGTTCATGTTAACACGTTTGATTGGTGGAAATCGCGTCATAACCCTAGGTACAGCGATTGAACAACATTTCCTTGTCACTCAAAACTGGGGCATGGGGTCAACCATTGGAGTTATCTTAATTATCACCATGTTTATTATCATGCTGTTAACAGCTGAAAAGAAAAAAGGAGGTAAGAAAAAGAAATGA
- a CDS encoding NAD(P)/FAD-dependent oxidoreductase: MEDVIIVGGGPAGLYSAFYCGLREMSVKVIEGQHFLGGKLNVYKDKNVWDVGGVAPQPAKEIIKTLVEQANTFNPTFVLGKSVVDVSKEEVGFSVQTNDGEKHYAKTIILGTGTGISLPKKLDFVYPNQFETTNLYYDIPSVEAFKGKKVVISGGNSKSFQWAKKLAEVAEKVYFIYRKDLVKGSEKDIDSLMANERITCLFDQKITNLMTQDNQRIHSVEITHFIEESKDYLEVDAVFISHGVNKNNPLIHENSVFDLEKNLHFKIDEKGETSMEGVFAAGDSAFYDCKLRMIAESFHDAIVASNAAKRKIDPKAPERGKVSSHHKDLRNREI, from the coding sequence ATGGAAGATGTTATCATTGTTGGAGGAGGACCAGCAGGACTTTACAGTGCTTTTTATTGTGGATTAAGAGAGATGTCCGTAAAGGTTATTGAAGGTCAACATTTTTTAGGTGGAAAGCTAAATGTTTACAAAGACAAAAATGTTTGGGATGTTGGAGGAGTTGCCCCACAACCGGCTAAAGAGATTATCAAAACGCTTGTTGAACAAGCCAACACGTTTAATCCGACATTTGTGTTAGGAAAAAGCGTGGTAGATGTATCAAAAGAAGAAGTAGGTTTTAGTGTTCAAACTAATGATGGAGAAAAACACTATGCGAAAACAATTATTTTAGGAACAGGGACAGGTATCAGTTTACCTAAAAAATTAGATTTTGTGTATCCAAATCAGTTTGAAACAACTAATCTATACTATGATATTCCTTCTGTTGAAGCTTTTAAAGGTAAAAAAGTTGTTATCTCAGGGGGGAATAGTAAGTCTTTTCAGTGGGCTAAAAAGTTAGCGGAAGTAGCTGAAAAAGTTTATTTTATCTATCGTAAAGATTTAGTAAAAGGTAGCGAAAAAGATATTGATAGTTTAATGGCTAACGAAAGGATCACTTGCTTATTCGATCAAAAAATAACCAATCTTATGACGCAAGATAATCAAAGGATTCACTCAGTAGAGATAACTCATTTTATTGAAGAGTCAAAAGATTATTTAGAAGTAGATGCTGTTTTTATTAGTCATGGTGTTAATAAAAACAACCCGTTAATACACGAAAATTCAGTTTTTGATCTTGAGAAAAATCTACATTTTAAGATTGATGAAAAAGGTGAAACTTCGATGGAAGGTGTATTTGCAGCAGGTGACTCAGCCTTTTACGATTGTAAGCTTCGAATGATTGCAGAATCTTTCCATGACGCTATTGTTGCTTCTAATGCGGCTAAAAGAAAAATAGACCCAAAAGCACCTGAGCGTGGAAAAGTATCGTCTCATCATAAAGATCTTAGAAATAGAGAAATCTAA
- a CDS encoding helix-turn-helix domain-containing protein: MNIGHKIKNLRIQKDLTQEELGERTDLSKGYISQLERNLSSPSMETFFSILEVLGISPKDFFDEKEQVQQVVYQNEDYTIYSDEEKGYEIKWLVADSNEQDMEPILLSLNEKSEYKEFEPSLSDTFAYVLEGSVCVQIGSDKHYASKEESIYYHAVKNHQIKNNFNGTSRLLLVATNSYL; the protein is encoded by the coding sequence ATGAATATTGGACATAAAATAAAAAATCTACGAATTCAGAAGGATTTAACTCAAGAAGAATTGGGAGAAAGAACTGACTTAAGTAAAGGCTACATCTCTCAGTTAGAGCGTAATCTAAGCTCTCCTTCTATGGAAACATTTTTCTCTATTTTGGAAGTATTGGGTATTTCGCCGAAAGATTTCTTTGATGAAAAGGAACAAGTTCAACAAGTCGTCTACCAAAATGAAGATTATACAATTTACTCTGATGAAGAAAAAGGATACGAAATCAAATGGTTAGTCGCTGATTCCAACGAGCAAGACATGGAACCTATCCTTTTATCTCTCAATGAAAAGAGTGAATACAAAGAATTTGAGCCTTCTCTTTCAGACACTTTTGCCTACGTCTTAGAAGGCAGCGTTTGTGTTCAAATTGGCTCTGACAAGCATTATGCATCTAAAGAAGAGAGCATTTATTATCACGCAGTAAAGAATCATCAGATTAAAAATAATTTTAACGGAACGAGCCGTTTATTACTCGTAGCAACTAATTCATATTTATAA
- a CDS encoding amidohydrolase: protein MLKKIETLIESKKDTYFTLSDRIWDIAETKFHEQESAKTIITILEQEEFTVKTNIGEIDTAFVASYGSTGPIIGFLGEYDALPELNQKAGSTKKESDPSLGTTNGHGCGHNLLGTASLAAAIATRDYIKEHNIEAQIRYYGCPAEEGGSGKTYMSRAHAFDDLDMALCWHPGTDNAIIGSPTLANSQAVFEFKGKSSHAANSPDMGRSALDAMELMNVGANYLREHVTSEARYHYAVLDAGGMQPSVVQAHSKVLYLIRAPKGYQVKEIYDRLCKVAEGAALMTETEVTVHFDKACSNYMPNKVYSKLMSEVMFEVGAPNFDEDDLAFAKELHDSLTEDEKKFMMVPPVTPIEKQVLAANQGKVLADYIYPYNEALANITMPGSTDVGDVSWVVPTAQCIMTTEVQNTALHSWQWVANGKTNIAKKGMLQAAKVMSLTALKAIEEPEYIKAAKEELEAVVKQTPYINPIPADVKPNSLGL from the coding sequence ATGTTAAAAAAAATCGAAACACTAATTGAAAGTAAAAAAGATACGTATTTCACACTGAGTGACCGCATTTGGGATATTGCTGAAACCAAATTCCATGAACAAGAGTCTGCTAAAACGATTATCACTATTTTAGAACAAGAAGAGTTCACGGTTAAAACAAACATCGGTGAAATTGATACAGCATTTGTTGCCTCATATGGTTCAACTGGACCAATTATTGGTTTTTTAGGTGAATACGACGCTCTACCTGAGTTAAATCAAAAAGCTGGTTCAACAAAAAAAGAATCTGACCCAAGTCTAGGAACTACTAATGGACATGGTTGTGGGCATAATTTACTCGGAACAGCTTCTCTTGCTGCTGCAATAGCTACAAGAGATTATATAAAAGAACATAATATTGAAGCACAAATTAGATATTACGGATGTCCTGCAGAAGAGGGAGGCTCTGGTAAAACCTATATGTCTCGCGCCCACGCTTTTGATGATCTTGATATGGCTCTTTGTTGGCATCCTGGAACAGATAATGCCATTATTGGTTCACCAACTCTTGCAAATTCTCAAGCTGTCTTTGAATTTAAAGGAAAATCATCTCATGCGGCCAACTCACCTGATATGGGACGCAGCGCTTTAGATGCGATGGAGTTAATGAACGTTGGGGCAAATTATTTAAGAGAGCACGTTACTTCAGAAGCTCGTTATCATTATGCTGTTTTAGATGCTGGTGGTATGCAACCAAGTGTCGTTCAGGCCCATTCAAAAGTACTTTATCTAATTCGTGCACCTAAGGGATATCAAGTCAAAGAAATTTATGATCGTTTATGTAAAGTTGCCGAGGGTGCTGCTTTGATGACTGAAACAGAAGTAACTGTTCATTTTGATAAAGCTTGTTCTAACTATATGCCTAACAAAGTTTACTCAAAATTAATGTCCGAAGTAATGTTTGAAGTAGGAGCACCAAACTTTGACGAAGATGATTTAGCATTTGCTAAAGAGCTTCATGATTCGTTAACAGAAGACGAGAAAAAATTTATGATGGTTCCCCCTGTTACTCCTATCGAAAAACAAGTGTTAGCAGCTAATCAAGGTAAAGTTTTAGCAGATTACATTTATCCATATAATGAAGCTTTAGCTAACATCACAATGCCTGGCTCGACAGATGTGGGTGATGTAAGTTGGGTGGTACCTACTGCTCAGTGTATCATGACAACAGAAGTTCAAAATACAGCCCTTCATTCATGGCAATGGGTAGCAAACGGTAAAACCAATATTGCTAAAAAAGGAATGCTTCAAGCAGCTAAAGTCATGTCACTAACAGCTTTAAAAGCTATTGAAGAACCCGAATATATCAAAGCAGCTAAGGAAGAGTTAGAAGCTGTTGTCAAACAAACACCTTATATCAACCCAATCCCAGCAGATGTTAAACCAAACAGCCTAGGATTGTAA
- a CDS encoding anaerobic C4-dicarboxylate transporter family protein — MNFSPSEVTCEECTHTKTAKYSTFVFLGCVLCIIIFGLFPSLLPQYTVDGKSVKIATADLVQMFMYLSAALNIILFKVKSTKIMNSPATSNALGAALVVLGLGWVGSTIFGSPGNQETLTTTVGDILTNYPFVLILICSFVAMIIGAQTAVAAIIFPLALSLGISPIFLVIIVQCLNFNFIIPAQPTLLLACELDRTGRTKTVSFILPGIAITAFSIILSYGLTLFI, encoded by the coding sequence ATCAACTTTAGCCCATCTGAAGTAACTTGTGAAGAATGTACTCATACAAAAACAGCAAAATATTCAACTTTTGTATTTCTTGGTTGTGTTCTTTGTATTATTATTTTCGGCCTTTTCCCTAGCCTACTTCCTCAATATACAGTAGACGGAAAAAGTGTTAAAATTGCAACAGCGGACCTAGTACAAATGTTCATGTATCTATCTGCTGCATTAAATATCATTTTATTTAAGGTTAAATCAACAAAAATCATGAATTCTCCTGCTACAAGCAATGCTTTAGGTGCTGCTCTTGTTGTTCTTGGTCTTGGTTGGGTTGGATCAACTATTTTCGGTTCACCAGGTAATCAAGAAACACTGACAACAACTGTTGGAGATATTTTAACTAATTATCCATTTGTCTTAATTCTAATTTGTAGTTTTGTTGCTATGATTATCGGTGCTCAAACTGCTGTTGCTGCTATCATATTTCCACTAGCACTATCTCTAGGAATTTCACCTATTTTTCTAGTGATAATTGTTCAGTGTCTAAACTTTAACTTTATTATTCCAGCACAGCCTACACTCTTATTGGCCTGTGAATTAGATCGAACCGGACGAACAAAAACCGTCAGCTTCATCTTACCAGGTATCGCTATAACGGCCTTTTCCATTATTTTATCTTATGGATTAACACTATTCATTTAA
- a CDS encoding YhdH/YhfP family quinone oxidoreductase, whose product MMNKTFKALVVEEKEDDIVAKLKECELTDLGEGGTIIKAVYTGVNYKDALATIKNGGVIRNYPMIPGIDVVGEIIETTDLILKKGDRVVVTGNGLGVTHTGGFSEIVRVPNEWVVKLPEMVDDKKAATIGTAGITALQAISQLEKIGLSDKNARILVTGATGGVGSIAIAMLKSLGYDNITALSRKKNEAYLQQLGAKDIIGLEEFMPEKIKPLQKQNFDYVIDTIGGESVAAILPQINYGGGIALCGNASGIKFSTTVLPFILRGITMVGIDSVQLSNDVKTTIWNRIGNELDEALLAKISNEEESLENIESVVTSLLEGSHSGRTLIKI is encoded by the coding sequence ATGATGAATAAAACATTTAAAGCCTTAGTGGTAGAAGAAAAAGAAGATGATATCGTAGCAAAATTAAAAGAGTGTGAACTGACTGATTTAGGTGAAGGAGGTACCATTATTAAAGCCGTCTATACTGGTGTCAATTACAAAGACGCTTTAGCGACAATAAAAAATGGTGGTGTTATTCGAAACTATCCAATGATTCCAGGAATTGATGTGGTGGGAGAGATTATTGAAACCACAGATTTAATTTTGAAAAAAGGTGACCGTGTTGTGGTAACAGGTAATGGTTTAGGTGTGACTCATACGGGAGGATTTAGTGAAATCGTGCGTGTTCCAAACGAATGGGTTGTGAAACTGCCAGAAATGGTTGATGATAAAAAAGCTGCGACGATTGGAACAGCAGGTATTACAGCGCTTCAAGCTATCAGCCAACTAGAAAAAATTGGTTTATCTGATAAAAATGCTCGTATTTTAGTAACAGGCGCAACGGGTGGTGTTGGAAGTATCGCTATTGCTATGCTAAAAAGTTTAGGGTATGACAACATAACGGCACTATCGCGTAAGAAGAATGAAGCTTACTTACAACAATTAGGTGCTAAAGATATTATTGGTTTGGAAGAGTTTATGCCAGAAAAAATCAAACCACTGCAAAAACAAAATTTTGATTATGTGATTGATACCATTGGAGGAGAAAGTGTGGCAGCTATTCTACCACAGATAAATTATGGTGGTGGTATTGCTTTGTGTGGTAACGCAAGTGGTATTAAGTTTTCAACAACAGTCCTACCATTTATTTTACGAGGCATCACAATGGTTGGAATTGATTCAGTTCAATTATCTAATGACGTTAAAACAACTATTTGGAACCGAATTGGTAATGAGTTAGACGAAGCGTTACTGGCTAAAATTAGTAATGAAGAAGAATCGTTAGAAAATATCGAGTCAGTTGTGACATCTTTACTTGAAGGAAGCCACTCAGGAAGAACATTGATTAAAATATAA
- a CDS encoding anaerobic C4-dicarboxylate transporter family protein, whose protein sequence is MFLLLLEISIMVVTIIYGLAKGGALGSGVSAIVALFIMLFIFKLPPSAPPVTAVLIIISIGIASGALQASGGMDYMISVATKIIQKFPKAITLVAPLVCFIFVFGMGTAMISLSLEPIIAETAINSKVNPKGALISSVLASNMALLCSPASSSTAFVIMLLIPFNISMATYLAIVLPATIASIVILSLILTILNKRVPFDESTLAHLK, encoded by the coding sequence ATGTTTTTATTATTGCTGGAAATAAGTATTATGGTTGTCACTATTATTTATGGGTTAGCTAAAGGAGGAGCTTTAGGCTCCGGTGTATCTGCTATTGTCGCACTTTTTATTATGTTGTTTATCTTTAAATTACCGCCTTCAGCACCACCTGTTACAGCTGTTTTAATCATTATTTCAATCGGTATTGCTAGTGGAGCTCTTCAAGCATCTGGTGGAATGGATTATATGATTTCAGTTGCCACAAAAATTATCCAAAAATTTCCAAAAGCAATCACTCTTGTTGCGCCACTTGTTTGTTTTATTTTTGTTTTTGGTATGGGAACTGCCATGATTAGTCTTTCTCTAGAACCCATTATTGCTGAAACAGCCATCAACTCAAAAGTAAATCCAAAAGGCGCTTTGATTAGTTCAGTACTTGCTTCTAATATGGCGCTGTTATGTAGCCCAGCTTCTTCGTCTACTGCTTTTGTTATCATGCTTTTGATTCCATTTAATATTTCAATGGCAACATACTTAGCTATTGTATTACCTGCAACAATTGCTTCTATTGTTATCTTAAGTCTAATTTTAACTATTCTAAATAAAAGAGTTCCTTTTGATGAATCAACTTTAGCCCATCTGAAGTAA
- a CDS encoding ABC transporter ATP-binding protein: MSNTIIRFDNVVKEFDDNVVLKQVSFEIEQGKFYTLLGPSGCGKTTILRLIAGFSEPTSGDIYFDGKKINQLPANKRKVNTVFQDYALFPHMDVFDNVAFGLKIKKLDKKVIETKVKDALRMVQLSGFEERKISEMSGGQRQRVAIARALVNEPDILLLDEPLSALDLKLRTAMQSELRDLQKRLGITFIFVTHDQEEALAMSDEIFVLNAGNIEQSGTPGDIYDEPINRFVANFIGESNIVDGTMLEDNLVRFVGKSFECVDSGMRKNEPVEIMIRPEDLNMVPIEKGKLVATVDTILFRGVHYEIICVDKEGNEWTVHSTRKSKEGQEIGLHFEPEDIHVMRFGESEEDFDARLESYDED, encoded by the coding sequence ATGAGCAACACTATTATTCGTTTTGATAATGTGGTGAAAGAATTTGACGATAATGTCGTCTTAAAACAAGTAAGCTTTGAAATTGAACAGGGGAAATTCTACACCTTACTCGGTCCTTCCGGCTGTGGTAAGACAACGATTTTAAGATTAATTGCCGGTTTTTCCGAACCAACAAGTGGCGATATTTATTTTGACGGCAAGAAGATTAATCAACTTCCCGCAAACAAAAGAAAAGTAAACACAGTCTTTCAAGATTACGCCCTTTTTCCTCATATGGATGTTTTTGATAATGTGGCTTTTGGTTTAAAAATCAAAAAATTAGATAAAAAAGTCATTGAAACAAAAGTGAAAGATGCCCTTCGCATGGTTCAATTATCTGGTTTTGAAGAACGTAAAATCAGTGAAATGTCAGGTGGACAAAGACAACGTGTGGCAATTGCTAGAGCGTTAGTCAATGAACCAGACATTTTATTACTAGATGAGCCCTTATCTGCTCTTGATTTGAAATTGCGAACAGCCATGCAATCAGAATTAAGAGATTTGCAAAAACGATTAGGCATTACCTTTATTTTTGTTACTCACGATCAAGAAGAAGCTCTTGCCATGAGTGATGAAATCTTTGTTTTAAATGCAGGTAATATCGAACAAAGTGGAACGCCTGGAGACATTTACGACGAACCCATTAACCGTTTTGTCGCTAACTTTATCGGGGAAAGTAACATTGTTGATGGCACGATGCTAGAAGATAACTTAGTCCGTTTTGTTGGAAAAAGCTTTGAATGTGTCGATAGTGGGATGCGTAAAAATGAACCCGTTGAAATTATGATTCGACCTGAGGATTTAAATATGGTTCCTATTGAAAAAGGTAAATTGGTCGCAACAGTGGATACAATTCTTTTTAGAGGCGTTCATTATGAAATTATTTGCGTTGATAAAGAAGGCAATGAATGGACCGTTCACTCCACTAGAAAAAGTAAAGAAGGACAAGAAATTGGTCTTCATTTTGAACCAGAAGATATCCACGTCATGCGTTTTGGTGAATCCGAAGAAGACTTTGACGCAAGACTTGAAAGCTATGACGAAGATTAA
- a CDS encoding ABC transporter permease: MTTKKFKWSHLYLISVFILLYVPIFYLIYYSFNQGGSMTEFTGFTLEHYRAVFEDTRLIGIVVNTFLLAFLSAFIATIIGTLGAMGIHYTKRRGVKNMVLSMNNVLMVSPDVIIGASFLILFTSLGTWFGFKLGFMSVLLSHIAFSIPIVVLMVLPKIQEMNESLIDAARDLGANNFQVLRQVILPYLTPGIIAGYFMAFTYSLDDFAVTFFVTGNGFSTLSVEIYSRARQGISLEINALSTLLFLFSLILVFGYYFISKDNTPKKHKKKLVR, translated from the coding sequence ATGACAACTAAAAAATTCAAATGGTCTCATCTCTACCTTATCTCTGTTTTTATCTTGCTCTACGTCCCGATTTTTTACTTAATTTACTATTCTTTTAATCAAGGTGGTAGTATGACAGAGTTCACTGGGTTTACCTTAGAACATTACCGAGCTGTTTTTGAGGATACTCGCTTAATCGGTATTGTGGTGAACACATTCCTACTAGCCTTCTTATCAGCCTTTATTGCAACGATTATTGGAACATTAGGTGCCATGGGGATTCATTACACCAAACGTCGTGGTGTTAAAAATATGGTTCTTAGTATGAATAATGTCTTAATGGTTTCTCCTGACGTTATTATAGGAGCTAGTTTTTTAATTTTATTCACTTCACTTGGCACTTGGTTTGGCTTTAAATTAGGCTTTATGTCGGTGTTACTATCCCATATTGCTTTTAGTATTCCCATTGTTGTCTTAATGGTTTTACCTAAAATTCAAGAGATGAATGAATCTTTAATTGATGCGGCTAGAGACTTAGGAGCGAATAATTTTCAAGTGTTAAGACAGGTTATCTTGCCTTATTTAACTCCTGGTATTATTGCTGGTTACTTTATGGCTTTCACCTATTCTCTAGATGATTTTGCTGTAACTTTCTTTGTTACAGGAAACGGCTTTAGCACTCTTTCAGTTGAAATTTACTCAAGAGCTCGCCAAGGTATCAGCTTAGAAATCAATGCTTTGAGCACCCTTTTATTCTTGTTTTCACTTATCTTAGTGTTTGGTTATTACTTTATTAGTAAAGACAACACACCTAAAAAACACAAAAAGAAATTAGTCCGTTAG
- a CDS encoding chloride channel protein, which yields MEKKKWFGLILFSLVIGAVIGVLEVIFGKTLLLVTEWRLTYFSYLIFFLPFVGLLIEFLYTKFGEKSRQGMGLIFAVGHGEENEIPLRLIPIVMVSTWLTHLFGGSAGREGVAVQIGGTLSHKLGTGKLRKYLPEENLSQITLITGMAAGFAGLFQTPMGAILFALEVLVVGKLQMTALLSATIASFTASFISSFLELEKFSFFVESQLEMTLPLIGKLIVIGIAFGLVGRLFSFGLAKSKAWIGELIPNQYTRIFLGGILVAILIVVLHHGRYAGLGSNLISASFEGNSIYTYDFLLKLLLTIITLAIGFQGGEVTPLFAIGASLGVILAPILGLPIEVAAAIGYIAVFGSATNTFLAPVIIGGEVFGYHLLPVFFIAMSVAYSCNFNQSIYGKQKILK from the coding sequence ATGGAAAAGAAAAAATGGTTTGGGTTAATTCTATTCAGCTTAGTAATTGGTGCTGTGATTGGTGTTTTAGAAGTTATTTTTGGTAAAACATTATTGCTAGTAACGGAGTGGCGACTTACTTATTTTAGTTATTTAATCTTTTTTTTACCGTTTGTCGGATTACTAATTGAGTTTTTATATACTAAATTTGGTGAGAAATCGAGACAAGGAATGGGATTGATTTTTGCAGTAGGTCACGGGGAAGAGAATGAAATACCTCTTCGATTAATCCCAATAGTAATGGTTTCTACTTGGTTGACTCACCTATTTGGCGGAAGCGCAGGTCGAGAAGGTGTTGCTGTTCAAATCGGAGGAACTCTATCTCACAAGTTGGGTACTGGTAAATTACGAAAGTATTTACCAGAAGAAAATCTATCGCAAATAACTTTAATAACAGGTATGGCTGCAGGATTTGCTGGTTTATTTCAAACACCAATGGGAGCTATTTTATTTGCTTTAGAAGTTTTAGTGGTCGGAAAATTACAAATGACAGCTTTATTATCTGCTACGATTGCTTCATTTACAGCTTCATTTATTTCTTCTTTTTTAGAGTTAGAAAAATTTAGTTTCTTTGTGGAGTCTCAATTAGAAATGACTCTTCCGTTAATCGGAAAATTAATCGTCATTGGCATTGCATTCGGTTTAGTGGGGCGTTTATTTTCTTTTGGATTAGCTAAAAGTAAAGCATGGATTGGTGAATTAATCCCCAATCAGTATACCCGCATTTTTTTAGGTGGTATTCTTGTGGCTATTTTGATCGTTGTTCTTCATCACGGGAGATACGCTGGTTTGGGGAGCAACTTAATTAGCGCTAGTTTTGAAGGTAATTCTATTTATACGTATGATTTTTTGCTTAAATTGTTATTAACTATTATTACTTTGGCGATTGGGTTTCAAGGGGGCGAAGTGACACCTTTGTTTGCAATTGGTGCATCTTTAGGTGTGATTCTTGCTCCTATTTTAGGGTTACCTATTGAAGTGGCTGCAGCGATTGGATATATCGCCGTATTTGGTAGTGCGACTAATACGTTTTTAGCTCCAGTTATCATTGGAGGAGAAGTTTTTGGTTATCATTTACTGCCAGTCTTTTTTATAGCAATGAGTGTGGCTTATAGTTGTAACTTCAATCAATCCATTTACGGAAAACAAAAGATCCTAAAATAA